One Megasphaera vaginalis (ex Bordigoni et al. 2020) DNA window includes the following coding sequences:
- a CDS encoding DUF362 domain-containing protein translates to MIMSDVFFTTMRTKEGEGLAHKLGRLVRAAGIEKIDFTNKFVAIKLHFGEPGNLAFLRPQYAAEIVQIVKSLGGKPFLTDCNTLYVGGRKNAVDHIESAYKNGFTPYTTGAQVIIADGLKGLDEALVPLPDGEYVKEAKIGRALMDADIVISLTHFKGHEAAGFGGAIKNLGMGGGSRAGKMEQHSAGKPYVQQEYCIGCHKCEKICAHDAVHVTDGKSFITEEICVGCGRCIGVCPVDAIAPVWNEAYTVLSRKMAEYTAAIVRGRETFHISLAVDISPCCDCHSENDVPIVPDIGMFASYDLVALDQACVDAVNRQPVMANSVLSTKEHNGDYFTDIEPETDWQAALEHAEKMCLGTREYRLIEIK, encoded by the coding sequence ATAATCATGTCAGATGTATTTTTTACTACGATGAGGACAAAAGAAGGGGAAGGGCTGGCGCATAAACTGGGAAGGTTGGTGCGGGCAGCGGGGATTGAAAAGATAGATTTTACCAATAAGTTTGTCGCCATCAAATTGCATTTCGGGGAACCGGGTAATCTGGCCTTTCTTCGTCCACAGTACGCTGCCGAGATTGTGCAAATTGTCAAGTCTTTAGGAGGCAAACCGTTTTTGACCGATTGCAATACATTGTATGTCGGCGGTCGGAAAAATGCCGTCGATCATATTGAATCGGCCTATAAAAACGGTTTCACACCGTACACGACAGGCGCCCAGGTCATTATTGCCGACGGCCTGAAAGGGCTGGACGAGGCGCTGGTGCCGCTGCCGGACGGCGAATATGTCAAGGAGGCCAAAATCGGCCGCGCTTTGATGGATGCCGATATCGTCATTTCCCTGACTCATTTCAAGGGGCATGAGGCGGCAGGCTTCGGCGGCGCCATCAAAAATTTGGGCATGGGCGGCGGTTCTCGGGCCGGTAAAATGGAACAACACAGTGCAGGCAAGCCTTATGTTCAGCAGGAATACTGTATTGGCTGTCATAAGTGTGAAAAAATCTGCGCGCATGATGCGGTGCATGTAACGGACGGCAAGTCTTTCATCACGGAGGAAATTTGCGTCGGCTGCGGGCGGTGTATCGGCGTCTGTCCTGTCGACGCCATTGCGCCTGTTTGGAATGAAGCCTATACGGTGTTGAGCAGGAAAATGGCCGAATATACGGCGGCTATCGTCCGGGGCCGGGAAACGTTCCATATCAGTCTGGCCGTTGACATATCGCCGTGTTGTGACTGTCATTCTGAAAATGACGTGCCCATCGTTCCTGACATCGGCATGTTTGCGTCTTATGATCTGGTGGCTCTTGACCAGGCCTGTGTCGATGCCGTCAATCGGCAGCCGGTTATGGCCAACAGCGTTTTGAGTACTAAAGAGCATAACGGGGATTATTTTACGGATATCGAGCCGGAAACGGACTGGCAAGCCGCTTTGGAGCATGCTGAAAAAATGTGCCTCGGTACGCGTGAATATCGGTTAATTGAAATAAAATAA
- the groL gene encoding chaperonin GroEL (60 kDa chaperone family; promotes refolding of misfolded polypeptides especially under stressful conditions; forms two stacked rings of heptamers to form a barrel-shaped 14mer; ends can be capped by GroES; misfolded proteins enter the barrel where they are refolded when GroES binds), with protein MAKQILFNEEARRALGNGVDALANAVKVTLGPKGRNVVLDKKFGAPTITNDGVTIARDIELEDPFENMGAQLVKEVATKTNDVAGDGTTTATLLAQAMIQEGMRNVAAGANPMILKRGIEKAVNKLVEEIKSRSIAVSDKSSIAQVASISAGDEEVGGLIADAMEKVGKDGVITVEESKTMGTQLSVVEGMQFDRGYISPYMVTDPDKMEAVMSEPYILVTDRKIASIQEMLPVLEKVVQAGKELLIIAEDVEGEALATLVVNKLRGTFKAVAVKAPGFGDRRKAMLQDIATLTGATVITEDVGRKLDSITMEDLGTARQIRVTKDETTIVEGHGDASAIKDRIAQLKAQIAETTSDFDKEKLQERLAKMSGGVAVIEVGAATEVELKEKKLRLEDALNATRAAVEEGIVAGGGTTFIDILPSLDALKEEGDVQTGINLVKRAVEAPVRQIAANAGLEGSVIVAEVKASADGVGFNALTEEYVDMIKAGIVDPAKVTRSALQNAASIAALVLTTETLVADKPEPAGAAPAGMSGGMPGGMPGMM; from the coding sequence ATGGCTAAACAAATTTTGTTTAATGAAGAAGCACGTCGGGCTTTGGGCAACGGTGTAGACGCCTTGGCCAATGCCGTTAAAGTTACCTTAGGGCCTAAGGGCCGCAACGTCGTATTGGATAAAAAATTCGGCGCACCGACTATTACCAATGACGGCGTCACGATTGCCCGTGATATCGAATTGGAAGATCCCTTTGAAAATATGGGCGCTCAGCTCGTCAAAGAAGTTGCGACGAAGACCAATGATGTAGCCGGCGACGGCACGACGACGGCCACCTTGCTGGCGCAAGCCATGATTCAGGAAGGGATGCGCAACGTAGCTGCCGGCGCCAATCCGATGATTTTGAAACGAGGCATCGAAAAAGCTGTCAACAAGCTCGTAGAAGAAATTAAATCCCGCTCCATCGCCGTATCCGATAAATCTTCTATTGCACAGGTTGCGTCCATTTCTGCCGGCGATGAAGAAGTCGGCGGCTTGATTGCCGACGCTATGGAAAAAGTCGGCAAAGACGGCGTCATTACCGTTGAAGAATCGAAAACGATGGGAACACAGCTTTCCGTTGTAGAAGGCATGCAGTTTGATCGCGGTTATATTTCTCCGTACATGGTGACCGATCCGGATAAGATGGAAGCCGTTATGTCTGAACCGTACATTTTGGTTACAGACCGCAAGATCGCATCCATTCAGGAAATGCTCCCTGTTCTGGAAAAAGTCGTTCAGGCGGGCAAAGAACTCCTGATCATCGCTGAAGACGTAGAAGGCGAAGCATTGGCTACCTTAGTGGTCAACAAACTGCGCGGCACCTTCAAGGCCGTTGCCGTGAAAGCTCCCGGATTCGGCGACCGTCGCAAAGCCATGTTGCAGGATATTGCCACCTTGACCGGTGCTACGGTTATTACGGAGGATGTAGGTCGTAAACTGGACAGCATTACCATGGAAGATCTCGGCACGGCTCGTCAGATCCGCGTTACCAAAGATGAAACGACGATCGTTGAAGGGCACGGTGATGCTTCTGCCATTAAAGACCGCATTGCACAGCTCAAAGCGCAGATTGCCGAAACGACTTCTGATTTTGATAAAGAAAAGTTGCAGGAACGTTTGGCTAAGATGTCCGGCGGTGTAGCCGTCATCGAAGTCGGCGCCGCTACGGAAGTCGAATTGAAAGAAAAGAAACTGCGGTTGGAAGATGCATTGAATGCGACGCGTGCAGCTGTCGAAGAAGGTATCGTAGCCGGCGGCGGTACGACCTTTATTGATATTCTTCCTTCGTTGGATGCCCTTAAAGAAGAAGGCGACGTACAGACTGGTATTAACCTCGTTAAACGCGCTGTCGAAGCGCCTGTACGCCAGATCGCCGCTAATGCCGGCCTGGAAGGATCCGTTATCGTTGCCGAAGTGAAAGCTTCTGCAGATGGTGTAGGATTTAACGCGTTGACGGAAGAATATGTCGACATGATCAAAGCCGGTATCGTTGATCCCGCGAAAGTTACTCGTTCGGCGCTCCAAAATGCAGCATCTATTGCCGCTTTGGTACTGACAACGGAAACGCTTGTTGCCGATAAACCGGAACCGGCAGGTGCTGCTCCGGCCGGTATGTCTGGCGGTATGCCCGGCGGCATGCCCGGTATGATGTAA
- the groES gene encoding co-chaperone GroES encodes MIRPLGDRVVIRVLEQEEKTASGIYLPDTAKEKPSQGEVVAVGAGKVQDDGKRIPLDVAVGDKIIFSKYAGTEVKFEGNEYLIVSERDILAII; translated from the coding sequence ATGATTAGACCTTTAGGAGACCGCGTAGTTATTCGCGTATTGGAACAGGAAGAAAAAACTGCCAGCGGTATATATTTGCCTGATACGGCAAAGGAAAAGCCGAGCCAGGGAGAAGTAGTGGCTGTCGGAGCCGGCAAGGTTCAGGACGACGGCAAGCGTATCCCTTTGGATGTGGCTGTCGGCGACAAGATTATTTTCTCTAAATATGCAGGCACAGAAGTGAAGTTTGAAGGAAACGAATATCTCATCGTCAGCGAACGTGATATTCTGGCAATTATCTGA
- a CDS encoding ANTAR domain-containing response regulator has protein sequence MGYRIVIADDETIIRLDLCEMLEEAGHQVVGAAADGVEALALVRRERPDLVFLDIKMPKLDGIHAAKMIAHEGLAPVLLLTAYDQHEVVDQAKDSGIFGYLVKPVTPRNLFPAMEVAVLQFRRQQEAVKAIIDLHEEIEERKLVERAKGLIMETYDITEDEAYRRMRQYSMKTGKALKEIAAALIAQWEKREGK, from the coding sequence ATGGGATATCGGATCGTAATCGCCGATGATGAAACTATTATTCGTTTGGACCTGTGTGAAATGCTGGAAGAGGCCGGTCATCAGGTTGTCGGAGCGGCGGCAGACGGCGTCGAAGCCTTGGCGCTGGTACGTCGGGAAAGGCCGGATCTCGTCTTTCTCGATATCAAGATGCCGAAGCTCGACGGCATTCATGCAGCGAAGATGATTGCTCATGAAGGATTGGCGCCCGTCTTATTATTGACGGCATACGATCAGCATGAAGTAGTCGATCAGGCTAAAGACTCGGGAATTTTCGGATATCTCGTCAAACCGGTAACACCGCGGAACCTTTTTCCGGCCATGGAAGTCGCCGTCTTACAATTCAGGCGTCAACAGGAAGCGGTTAAGGCGATTATCGACCTGCATGAAGAGATTGAAGAGCGCAAACTCGTTGAACGGGCCAAAGGGCTGATTATGGAAACCTACGATATTACAGAAGACGAAGCATATCGTCGTATGCGGCAATACAGCATGAAGACGGGGAAGGCGTTAAAAGAAATTGCTGCGGCACTGATCGCGCAATGGGAAAAACGGGAAGGTAAATAA